A window from Sinanaerobacter sp. ZZT-01 encodes these proteins:
- the hisF gene encoding imidazole glycerol phosphate synthase subunit HisF — MITKRIIPCLDVRNGRVVKGINFEGVQDVADPVEMARFYNDAGADELVFYDITASVEERNLFTEILKKVASQIFIPLTVGGGIRTVDDFDRVLKCGADKVSVNSGAIQNPDLIRQAAQKYGEQCVVLSMDVKRVNGAFQVFSKGGRENTGIDALKWAEEGVKKGAGELVVNSIDTDGVKEGFDIEMLLAIAERVSVPIIASGGAGKMEDFKELFQYPQMDAGLAASIFHFKEVNIHDLKDYLRKNGIEMR, encoded by the coding sequence ATGATAACCAAAAGAATCATTCCATGCTTGGATGTGCGAAATGGGCGAGTTGTAAAAGGAATCAATTTTGAAGGGGTGCAGGATGTTGCTGACCCGGTAGAAATGGCACGGTTTTATAATGATGCGGGTGCCGATGAGCTCGTTTTTTATGATATTACTGCGAGTGTAGAAGAACGAAATTTATTCACTGAAATTTTAAAGAAGGTTGCCAGTCAAATTTTTATTCCGCTAACAGTGGGCGGTGGTATCCGGACTGTTGATGATTTTGACCGTGTCCTGAAGTGCGGTGCGGATAAAGTGAGTGTCAACAGCGGTGCCATTCAAAACCCGGATTTGATTCGGCAGGCAGCTCAAAAATATGGAGAACAGTGCGTCGTGCTCAGTATGGACGTGAAACGGGTGAATGGAGCGTTTCAAGTTTTCTCAAAAGGTGGAAGAGAAAATACGGGAATTGATGCGTTGAAATGGGCAGAGGAAGGTGTGAAAAAAGGAGCCGGAGAACTGGTTGTAAACAGCATAGATACGGACGGCGTCAAAGAAGGCTTTGACATAGAAATGCTGCTTGCTATTGCAGAGAGGGTATCTGTTCCGATTATTGCGTCGGGAGGCGCCGGAAAAATGGAGGACTTTAAAGAGCTTTTCCAATATCCGCAAATGGATGCCGGGCTTGCCGCCAGTATCTTTCATTTTAAAGAGGTGAACATTCACGATTTAAAAGACTATTTAAGAAAGAATGGAATAGAAATGCGCTGA
- the hisIE gene encoding bifunctional phosphoribosyl-AMP cyclohydrolase/phosphoribosyl-ATP diphosphatase HisIE, translating to MELKFDEEGLIPAIVQDYYTKQVLTLAYMNQESLEISVRERKTCFFSRSRQELWRKGEMSGNHQHIVSIYADCDADALVVEVVKEGPACHTGEESCFYEPLYLSEEITPFSYDSLYELIKGRKDNKKEGSYTTYLFEKGMDKILKKIGEESTEVIIAAAKEDREETVYEIADLTYHMMVLMVEMGISCRDVTAELAKRHIIDHKVKQERMK from the coding sequence ATGGAATTAAAGTTTGATGAGGAAGGATTGATTCCTGCAATTGTGCAGGATTACTATACCAAGCAGGTATTGACACTTGCTTATATGAATCAGGAGAGTTTGGAAATCAGTGTAAGAGAGCGGAAGACTTGCTTTTTCAGCCGAAGCCGCCAAGAGTTATGGAGAAAAGGTGAGATGAGCGGCAATCATCAGCATATTGTAAGTATTTATGCAGACTGTGATGCCGATGCTCTTGTAGTAGAAGTGGTAAAGGAGGGGCCGGCCTGCCATACGGGAGAAGAAAGCTGCTTTTATGAACCCCTTTATTTAAGTGAAGAAATCACTCCATTTTCTTATGATTCATTGTATGAGCTGATCAAAGGTAGAAAAGATAATAAGAAGGAAGGCAGCTATACGACCTATCTGTTTGAAAAAGGAATGGATAAAATTCTGAAAAAGATTGGAGAAGAGTCGACTGAGGTTATTATTGCTGCGGCAAAAGAGGATCGGGAAGAAACGGTATACGAGATTGCAGATTTGACTTACCATATGATGGTTCTCATGGTTGAAATGGGGATTTCCTGCAGAGATGTCACAGCAGAGCTGGCAAAGCGTCATATCATCGACCATAAGGTAAAACAGGAGCGTATGAAGTAA
- a CDS encoding histidinol-phosphatase has product MVVTSNVHTHTSFCDGKDSAEVMAAAAAEKGFQCLGFSGHSYTPFDKSCCMSMEQTRAYREKISMLQEKYEGSMEILCGIEWDYYSVIDPCQWEYTIGSVHYVQSPLTGKYYAIDLCDSELEACIEEGFSGDVAAMIKAYYGNVVDMALTLRPTILGHFDLIRKLNRGNRFFDESSPIYKMITSQAMEQVVRTGTVLEINTGGMFRGYCDAPYPENSLLQLVKELGGSLILSSDAHEVSGLDYAFYEVLNQLRKLGFQEVLELRKNGFISTKL; this is encoded by the coding sequence ATGGTAGTTACTTCTAATGTGCACACGCATACGAGTTTCTGTGATGGGAAAGACAGTGCAGAGGTTATGGCTGCTGCGGCAGCAGAAAAAGGGTTTCAGTGCTTGGGATTCAGTGGGCACTCCTATACCCCATTTGATAAAAGCTGCTGTATGAGTATGGAGCAGACAAGAGCATATAGAGAAAAAATCAGTATGCTGCAAGAAAAGTATGAAGGAAGCATGGAAATTTTATGCGGAATTGAATGGGATTATTATTCCGTAATTGATCCTTGCCAATGGGAATATACCATTGGCAGTGTTCACTATGTGCAGAGCCCTTTGACCGGGAAGTATTATGCGATTGATCTTTGTGATTCTGAATTAGAAGCATGTATTGAAGAAGGATTTTCCGGCGATGTTGCTGCGATGATCAAAGCTTACTATGGGAACGTGGTAGATATGGCTCTGACTTTAAGACCCACCATTTTAGGGCATTTTGACCTGATTCGGAAGCTGAATCGGGGAAATCGTTTTTTTGATGAAAGCTCACCCATTTATAAGATGATTACTTCTCAGGCAATGGAACAAGTAGTGAGAACTGGAACCGTTTTGGAAATCAATACGGGTGGAATGTTTCGCGGGTATTGTGATGCACCGTATCCTGAAAATTCACTTTTGCAATTGGTGAAAGAACTGGGAGGAAGTCTTATTTTAAGTTCGGATGCACATGAAGTATCAGGACTAGATTATGCATTCTATGAAGTCTTAAATCAACTTCGGAAATTAGGCTTTCAAGAAGTATTGGAACTGCGGAAAAACGGATTTATTTCCACAAAATTGTAG
- the spoIIID gene encoding sporulation transcriptional regulator SpoIIID, translated as MKDYIEERVLELARYIIETKATVRSAAKKYRISKSTVHKDVTERLQELNPGLCQDVKNVLDNNKAERHIRGGLATQKKYKKRNG; from the coding sequence ATGAAGGATTATATAGAAGAACGCGTTTTGGAGCTTGCTAGATATATTATTGAAACAAAAGCTACCGTTCGATCTGCTGCAAAAAAATATCGTATTTCTAAATCAACTGTACATAAAGACGTGACCGAACGACTTCAAGAACTAAATCCAGGGCTTTGTCAGGATGTGAAAAACGTATTAGATAATAACAAAGCCGAGCGTCACATTCGAGGTGGACTCGCCACACAAAAAAAATATAAGAAAAGAAATGGGTAA
- a CDS encoding undecaprenyl-diphosphate phosphatase yields MNFIEILKAVFLGIVEGITEWLPISSTGHMILVDEFLKMNVRREFWNMFLVVIQLGAILAVVVLYWDKLFPFSFKKGENFIKKDIFNLWFKIIFAAIPAAVIGIPLNDMVEEKFSNYIVVAIALIVYGVIFILIENWNHKKHFAINDISKLSYKTAFCIGLFQVLSLIPGTSRSGSTIIGGMLMGTSRVVAAEFTFYLAIPVMFGASLLRLLKFGLVFTGMEVAILLTGMVAAFIVSIISIKFLMSYIKKYDFKAFGYYRIILGILVLAYFILTGR; encoded by the coding sequence ATGAACTTTATTGAAATTTTAAAGGCTGTCTTTTTAGGCATTGTTGAAGGCATTACAGAGTGGCTCCCAATCAGTAGCACAGGACATATGATCTTAGTGGATGAATTTTTAAAGATGAATGTCAGGCGTGAATTTTGGAATATGTTTTTAGTCGTCATTCAGCTTGGCGCTATTTTAGCAGTAGTCGTACTCTATTGGGATAAATTATTTCCTTTTTCTTTTAAAAAAGGAGAGAACTTTATTAAGAAGGATATTTTTAACTTATGGTTTAAAATTATTTTTGCCGCAATTCCAGCGGCGGTTATTGGTATTCCATTAAATGATATGGTGGAAGAGAAGTTCAGTAATTATATAGTAGTCGCCATTGCATTGATCGTTTATGGTGTTATATTTATCTTAATTGAAAACTGGAATCATAAAAAACATTTTGCGATTAATGATATCTCAAAATTAAGTTACAAGACAGCATTTTGCATAGGACTATTTCAGGTATTGTCCTTGATCCCGGGAACATCGCGATCCGGTTCTACGATTATTGGTGGCATGCTTATGGGAACTTCAAGAGTGGTTGCTGCTGAATTTACTTTTTATTTAGCGATTCCAGTTATGTTTGGCGCGAGTCTATTAAGGCTTCTTAAATTCGGTTTGGTCTTTACGGGGATGGAAGTGGCTATTTTATTGACCGGAATGGTGGCTGCTTTTATCGTCTCTATTATATCTATAAAATTCTTGATGAGTTATATTAAAAAATATGACTTTAAGGCATTTGGCTATTACCGGATTATACTGGGTATTTTAGTTTTGGCCTATTTTATACTGACTGGGAGATAA